In Streptomyces sp. NBC_00341, the DNA window GGTGGGCGTGCGGACCGATGAGGTGCTGCGCCAGGACGCGGCGCTCCGCTTCGACCTGGCCCGGCCGCCGCTGGTGCGGGCCACGTTCCTGCGGGACGACTCCGGCGGCGACCTCGTCGTGTCCTTCCACCACATCCTCCTGGACGGCTGGTCGATGCCGGTCGTCGAACGGGACCTCGCTGCCCTGGTGGCGGGCCGTCCACTGCCGCCCGCCGTGCCCTACCGGGACTATCTGGTGTGGCTGGGAGCCCAGGACCGAGGCAAGGCGGAGGCCGCGTGGTGCGAGGCGCTGGAGGGCCTGGAACGGCCCGCGCTGCTGGCCCCCACCGGTCCGGACACGGCGCCCGACCGCGACCGGATGTGGCTGACCACCGGTCTCACCGGGATGCTGGTCCGGCGGGCCGCGGAGGCGGGCGTCACCCTGAACACCCTGGTGCAGGTCTCCTGGGCCCTGGTGCTGGCCAGACTGACGGGCTCCCGCGACCTGGTCTTCGGCGCGGTCGTCTCCGGGCGCCCGCACGATCTGCCCGGCGTCGAGTCCATGGTGGGCCTGTTCATCAACACCCTGCCGGTACGGGTCCGGCTGCGGGACGGCGAGCGGGTGGACGAGCTGCTGCGCCGGGTCCAGGACGAGCAGTCCCGGCTGCTGGCCCACCACCACGCCCGCGCCGCGGAGGTGCAGCGCGCCGTGGGGGCCGGTGAACTCTTCGATTCGATCCTCGCCTTCGAGAACTTCCCCCGGACCGACGGCGGCGAGGACGCCCCGGGCTCGGTGCGCCTGGCGAAGGTGACGGACGCGACCCACTACCCGGTCACCATCGCGGCGGTCGCGGAGGACCGGCTGCTGCTCTCCGTGAGCTGCCGCCGGGGCATCTCGGCGGCCGCGGTCACCGCCCGGCTGGCGCACGTACTGGAGCGGCTGGCCCGTTCTCCGCAGGCACCCGTGGACGAGATCGACGCCCTGCCCGTCGCGGAGCGGCACGAGCTGCTGGCCCTGGCCGACGGGCCGTCCCGGGCGCCCGCCGCGCCCGCCACCGTGACCGGACGGTTCGCCGCCCAGGCGGCCCGTACCCCCGACGCGCCGGCCGTCGACACGGACGGCGAGATCCTCAGCTACGCCCAACTGGACGCCGCCTCCGACCGGCTGGCGGGCCGGCTCGTCCGGGCCGGGGTCGCACCGGGGCGGACCGTGGGCCTCCTGCTGGCCCGCTCGGCGGCCGTCGTCGTCGCCCAGCTCGCGGTCCTCAAGGCGGGCGCCTGCTGGCTCCCCCTCGACCCGGCGCACCCGGCGGAGCGGCTGGCCCGGCTCCTGACGGGGGCGGAACCCGCCCTCGTCCTCACCGACCGGCCGGATTCCGCCGCGACCCGGCTGCCCGGGGGGACGGCGGTGCTGGACCTCACGGAGGAGTCCGGCCCCGAGCCCTTCGACGGGGTGGAGTCCTCCCCCGGTGCCGCCGCCTGCGTGATCTACACCTCGGGCTCCACCGGCGAGCCCAAGGGAGTGGTCGTCCCGCAGCGGGCGATCACCGAACTCGCCGCGGACGGCAGGTTCGCGGGCGGCGCCCACCACCGGGTGCTGCTGCACAACCCGTACACGTTCGACGCCTCCACCTACGAGGTGTGGGTCCCGCTCCTGAACGGCGGGACCGTGGTCGTCGCCCCCGCGGAGGCGATCACCCCCGACCTGCTGAAGCGGGTGGTCCCCGACCGCGGGGTCACCGCGCTGATGCTCACGCCCGAACTGCTGCGCACCGTCGCGGAGATCGCGCCCGACGCGCTGTCCGGACTCCGCGAGGTGTGGTCCGGCGGCGACGTCCTCGCGCCCGGCACCGTGCGCCGTCTGCACGAGCACTGCCCGGGGACCGTCGTCGTGAACGGATACGGGCCCACCGAGACGACGGTGTTCGCCACCGCGCACACCGCCACCGAGGAGTCGGCCGCCCAGCCGGGCGGCGTCCCCATCGGGCGCCCCCTGGACAACACCCGCGCGCATGTCCTGGACGACCGGCTGCGCCCCGTTCCGGCAGGCGCCACGGGTGAGCTGTACCTCGGCGGCAGCGCGCTGGCCCACGGCTA includes these proteins:
- a CDS encoding amino acid adenylation domain-containing protein; translated protein: MNARIADVLPLSPLQEGLLFHAARETSGPDPYLVQARFRIGAATSGRTVREAVTALLDRHPNLRSCFRHERLDRPVQVVPEAVAAPWTEVDLTGLAPDEVGVRTDEVLRQDAALRFDLARPPLVRATFLRDDSGGDLVVSFHHILLDGWSMPVVERDLAALVAGRPLPPAVPYRDYLVWLGAQDRGKAEAAWCEALEGLERPALLAPTGPDTAPDRDRMWLTTGLTGMLVRRAAEAGVTLNTLVQVSWALVLARLTGSRDLVFGAVVSGRPHDLPGVESMVGLFINTLPVRVRLRDGERVDELLRRVQDEQSRLLAHHHARAAEVQRAVGAGELFDSILAFENFPRTDGGEDAPGSVRLAKVTDATHYPVTIAAVAEDRLLLSVSCRRGISAAAVTARLAHVLERLARSPQAPVDEIDALPVAERHELLALADGPSRAPAAPATVTGRFAAQAARTPDAPAVDTDGEILSYAQLDAASDRLAGRLVRAGVAPGRTVGLLLARSAAVVVAQLAVLKAGACWLPLDPAHPAERLARLLTGAEPALVLTDRPDSAATRLPGGTAVLDLTEESGPEPFDGVESSPGAAACVIYTSGSTGEPKGVVVPQRAITELAADGRFAGGAHHRVLLHNPYTFDASTYEVWVPLLNGGTVVVAPAEAITPDLLKRVVPDRGVTALMLTPELLRTVAEIAPDALSGLREVWSGGDVLAPGTVRRLHEHCPGTVVVNGYGPTETTVFATAHTATEESAAQPGGVPIGRPLDNTRAHVLDDRLRPVPAGATGELYLGGSALAHGYLGRPVATSERFVADPYGPPGSRMYRTGDLARRMPDGALEFAGRADDQVKVRGFRVEPAEVETVLGGCPGVARAVAGARTDAAGGKLLAAWLVPDDAAEPWQVLLDRAREHAARQLPAHLVPSLWARIDEVPLTRHGKADRAALPDPGPSGQPAAPRSPGTARERELCALFGTVLGLPVVGPDTDFFLAGGHSLTALRLKSKIETVLGVRIPLSALFDAPTPAALAARLDAPPSGKGPAPRIALRPGRGRPASGKQEAEPQHNSLAPVLTLRTGGDLTPLICVHPGLGLGWSYANLLPHLDPARPVHTLQSPALLTGVDGLPASIGAMADLYLPRVRELQPRGPYLLLGRSFGGPLAHELAVRLRRSGEEVRMLAVVDAMPMPEQILDTPLEPAAVEDEMLRILLHSHAPGAPVPDGPLDRATVFSTAHEGAFDGLSGAALHTLVDIGAHHSALVRTWRPSRYGGGLTLFSATRDSWPDTAEKTAAWRRVTASLDVHELDCGHSDVLNPGPAAEIAAVLETALRGD